One stretch of Tepiditoga spiralis DNA includes these proteins:
- the glmS gene encoding glutamine--fructose-6-phosphate transaminase (isomerizing) yields the protein MCGIVGYIGNKNAREVLIDGLDKLEYRGYDSAGMALLSEEELKVRKFKGRLSVLKENVEKENLYGNVGIGHTRWATHGEPSDVNSHPHTSENNNIAVIHNGIIENYIQLKEWLIKEHDIKFKSETDTEVIAHLINHFYNGDLLDAVYKAIDKMEGAYAIGVLCKQEPDKIIAVRKDSPLIVGIGKEENFIASDIPALLKYTRNVYLIENGEVVVLTKNDIKIYNELRQEVKREVYKVNWDVESAKKDGFEHFMMKEINEQPKGVHETLFRRLKEDKVYIDGIKITKKDLERINKIYIVACGTAYHAGLVAKRAIENFAKIPVYVDVASEFRYSDPFVDKNTLFIAVSQSGETLDTLAALREAKRKGARVLSVVNVVGSSVARESDDVFYTWAGPEIAVASTKAFTTQLIALYLIALHMGITNEKLTEKRYFEIIKELKVLPEKIEKILKNTKQIQELADNNFNNNSIFFMGRGIDVDISMEASLKLKEISYINSFAIPAGELKHGTIALVEKGTLVIAISTQKRLTEKMISNIKEVKARGAKVIVVTLESNKDVVKVADDVIYIPETLDILTPVLSIIPMQIFAYYVSIARGNDVDKPRNLAKSVTVE from the coding sequence ATGTGTGGAATAGTTGGATATATAGGAAACAAAAATGCAAGAGAAGTGTTAATAGACGGATTGGATAAGTTGGAATATAGAGGTTATGATTCTGCTGGAATGGCACTTCTTTCTGAAGAAGAATTAAAAGTTAGAAAATTCAAAGGAAGATTATCCGTTTTAAAAGAAAATGTTGAAAAAGAAAATTTGTATGGAAATGTTGGAATAGGTCACACAAGATGGGCAACGCATGGCGAACCATCTGATGTTAATTCACATCCTCATACAAGTGAAAATAACAATATTGCAGTTATTCATAATGGTATTATTGAAAATTATATTCAATTAAAAGAATGGTTGATAAAAGAACACGATATTAAATTCAAATCTGAAACAGATACAGAAGTAATAGCACATCTCATAAATCATTTCTATAATGGAGATTTATTAGATGCGGTTTATAAGGCAATAGATAAAATGGAAGGTGCTTATGCTATAGGAGTTCTTTGTAAACAAGAACCAGACAAAATAATAGCCGTTAGAAAAGATAGTCCATTAATAGTTGGAATAGGAAAAGAAGAAAATTTTATAGCTTCTGATATACCAGCACTTTTAAAGTACACAAGAAATGTATATTTAATAGAAAATGGAGAAGTTGTTGTTTTAACAAAAAATGATATAAAAATATACAATGAATTGAGGCAAGAAGTAAAAAGAGAAGTATATAAAGTTAATTGGGATGTTGAGTCAGCAAAAAAAGATGGCTTTGAACATTTTATGATGAAAGAAATTAATGAACAACCAAAAGGAGTACATGAAACACTATTTAGACGTTTAAAAGAAGATAAAGTATATATAGATGGTATAAAAATCACAAAAAAAGACTTAGAAAGAATAAATAAAATTTATATAGTAGCTTGTGGAACAGCCTATCATGCAGGACTTGTAGCAAAACGTGCAATAGAAAATTTTGCAAAAATACCAGTTTATGTTGATGTTGCTTCAGAATTTAGATATTCCGATCCATTTGTAGACAAAAATACTCTATTCATTGCAGTTAGTCAATCAGGCGAAACACTTGATACCTTAGCCGCTTTAAGAGAAGCTAAAAGAAAGGGTGCAAGGGTATTATCTGTTGTAAATGTTGTAGGAAGTTCTGTTGCAAGGGAATCTGATGATGTTTTTTATACTTGGGCTGGACCTGAAATTGCAGTTGCTTCAACAAAAGCATTTACAACTCAACTCATAGCTTTATATTTAATTGCACTTCACATGGGAATAACAAATGAAAAGCTTACAGAAAAAAGATATTTTGAAATAATAAAAGAACTAAAAGTTTTACCAGAAAAAATAGAAAAAATACTTAAAAATACAAAACAAATCCAAGAATTAGCAGATAACAATTTTAATAATAACAGTATATTTTTTATGGGAAGAGGTATTGATGTTGATATTTCAATGGAAGCTTCATTAAAATTAAAAGAAATATCTTATATAAATTCATTTGCAATACCAGCAGGAGAGTTAAAACATGGAACAATAGCCCTCGTTGAAAAGGGAACATTAGTCATAGCAATTTCAACACAAAAAAGACTTACAGAAAAAATGATTTCTAATATAAAAGAAGTTAAAGCAAGAGGTGCAAAAGTAATAGTTGTTACTCTTGAAAGTAATAAAGATGTTGTAAAGGTTGCAGATGATGTTATATATATACCAGAAACATTAGACATCTTAACCCCTGTTTTAAGCATAATACCAATGCAAATATTTGCTTATTATGTGTCAATTGCAAGAGGCAATGATGTTGATAAACCAAGGAACTTAGCAAAATCCGTAACCGTAGAATAA